One window from the genome of Breoghania sp. L-A4 encodes:
- a CDS encoding quinoprotein relay system zinc metallohydrolase 2, which translates to MDLRAAECNHLMSRTASPHATRRRVLQGLGAAAAILPLDPGLLHAAAELPFVEVASGIYVRHGVQEELSAANGGAIANIGFIIGADSVAVIDSGATRQQGEAVLRAVAAVTDRPVSHLIATHVHLDHCFGHAAFDTGSLVSLGHHRLPRALAERGPFYLERIHALSPDFASTTFVPPTRTVEDTLTIDLGNRLIELAAWPAAHTDNDLTVFDHRTKTLWAADLLFDARLPTLDGSLLGWLEVLDRLITPDVDLVVPGHGGISDGRATLARQRGYLAAIRDGVRDALDDGLDIPATLRRLEDTGRADWLLFDAFHGRNIVTAYTELEWE; encoded by the coding sequence ATGGACCTGCGCGCCGCCGAGTGCAACCATCTGATGAGCCGGACCGCCTCCCCACACGCCACGCGCCGCCGGGTGCTGCAGGGCCTCGGCGCCGCCGCCGCCATCCTCCCGCTCGACCCCGGCCTCCTGCACGCCGCCGCGGAGCTGCCATTCGTCGAGGTGGCCAGCGGGATCTACGTGCGGCACGGGGTGCAGGAGGAACTCTCGGCGGCCAACGGCGGCGCCATCGCCAACATCGGCTTCATCATTGGCGCCGACAGCGTCGCGGTGATCGACAGCGGCGCCACCCGCCAGCAGGGCGAGGCCGTGCTGCGCGCCGTCGCCGCGGTGACCGACCGGCCGGTCAGCCACCTCATCGCCACGCACGTGCATCTGGACCATTGCTTCGGCCACGCGGCATTCGACACCGGCAGCCTTGTCTCGCTGGGCCATCACCGCCTGCCGCGCGCGCTCGCCGAACGCGGCCCCTTCTATCTCGAGCGCATCCATGCGCTGTCGCCGGACTTCGCCAGCACCACCTTCGTGCCGCCCACGCGGACGGTCGAGGACACGCTGACCATTGATCTGGGCAACCGCCTCATCGAGCTCGCCGCCTGGCCGGCCGCGCATACGGACAATGATCTCACAGTCTTCGATCACCGCACGAAAACGTTATGGGCGGCGGACCTGCTTTTCGACGCCCGGTTGCCTACACTGGACGGCAGCCTGCTGGGCTGGCTCGAGGTGCTCGACCGGCTGATCACGCCCGATGTGGACCTGGTCGTTCCGGGCCATGGCGGCATCAGCGACGGGCGCGCCACGCTCGCCCGGCAGCGCGGCTATCTCGCGGCGATCCGCGATGGCGTCCGCGACGCGCTGGACGACGGGCTCGACATTCCGGCCACGCTGCGGCGGCTGGAAGACACCGGACGCGCGGACTGGCTGCTGTTCGACGCGTTTCACGGCCGCAACATCGTCACCGCCTACACGGAACTGGAGTGGGAATGA
- a CDS encoding N-acetyltransferase — protein MNDVALRPIAPSDDGAMWAMLQPVFSAGDTYAVDRDIGRDAALAYWRGGHEVFIAEDGAKDPAGNGAAALGTYYIGPNQKGGGAHVCNCGFVTADAARGRGVARRMLAHALETARARGFRAMQFNFVVSTNTRAIAIWQSHGFEIVGRLPGAFLHPREGYVDALVMYLDLTEA, from the coding sequence ATGAATGATGTTGCCCTGCGTCCCATCGCGCCGTCTGACGACGGCGCGATGTGGGCCATGCTGCAGCCGGTGTTTTCGGCTGGCGATACCTATGCGGTTGATCGTGATATCGGCCGCGACGCGGCGCTGGCCTATTGGCGCGGCGGGCACGAGGTGTTCATCGCGGAGGACGGGGCGAAGGACCCGGCCGGGAACGGCGCCGCGGCGCTGGGCACCTATTACATCGGCCCCAACCAGAAGGGCGGCGGCGCGCATGTGTGCAATTGCGGGTTTGTGACCGCGGATGCGGCGCGCGGCCGGGGCGTGGCCCGCAGGATGCTGGCGCATGCGCTGGAGACGGCGCGGGCGCGCGGGTTTCGCGCCATGCAGTTCAACTTCGTGGTGTCCACCAACACGCGCGCCATCGCCATCTGGCAGAGCCACGGGTTTGAGATCGTCGGACGCTTGCCGGGTGCGTTCCTGCATCCGCGCGAGGGCTATGTGGACGCGCTGGTGATGTATCTGGATCTGACCGAAGCGTAA
- a CDS encoding AIR synthase related protein encodes MNTNDLDPMLTVGEVGEKRLIRDHIRPLAQKTGRTNSIWDDCATISAGVDNITITTDKIPEDLVAWKYGLMDSVALGRYLVEVNASDICSMGCQPKYLLVNVALPRNFSASEFIKIYSGISKRCRELGISIVGGDTKFASSLSLVGIAVGYGASGNFHRYTAGPSELVFVTGKVGDLVQRSALLSITNGILESLMKILNDRSTIQ; translated from the coding sequence ATGAACACCAACGATCTTGACCCAATGTTAACTGTAGGTGAAGTTGGTGAGAAAAGACTGATTAGGGACCATATTCGACCGCTAGCCCAAAAGACTGGGCGGACTAATTCCATTTGGGACGATTGCGCAACAATATCGGCTGGCGTTGACAATATCACTATCACTACCGATAAGATCCCAGAGGATCTTGTCGCGTGGAAATACGGCCTTATGGATTCAGTAGCGCTGGGCAGATATCTTGTTGAGGTGAACGCGAGCGACATTTGCTCGATGGGTTGTCAGCCTAAATATCTACTAGTAAATGTAGCTCTTCCGCGAAATTTTAGCGCAAGCGAGTTTATAAAAATTTATTCAGGAATATCTAAAAGATGTAGAGAGCTAGGTATTTCAATTGTTGGCGGCGACACTAAATTCGCTTCGAGCCTTTCACTTGTGGGGATTGCAGTAGGTTACGGCGCTAGCGGCAATTTCCACCGTTACACAGCGGGGCCATCCGAACTGGTATTCGTCACGGGAAAGGTCGGGGATTTGGTGCAGCGCTCCGCCTTATTGTCAATAACAAATGGGATTCTCGAAAGCTTGATGAAAATACTCAACGATCGCTCTACAATTCAATAG
- a CDS encoding ABC transporter substrate-binding protein, translated as MTKRFQKTGAFLRAPSLRACLLALACAVIAFPARAADPLSIDIVFLTRMEEPRLPLSFIEPVVEDPGVWGARLAIKDNQTTGKFIGHAYNLIEITVPADGDAGAVFAEQRATGRDYFISDLPRADLLALAQHPDASGALIFNGRVGDDDLRTGLCFPNVFHTALSRAMRTDALVQFLVWKQWSRIFLFSGTQPNDVAYADAARRSAKKFGAKIVAEDTYAYSPIARRTDSGHIQVQRQLPIATQEGGEHDVLMVADENEVFGEYLPYNTYLPRPVVGTQGLSASSWHRVQEQWGSTQFQRRFTEIAGRWMEERDYGAWLGVRSIGEAITRVGNARTADVRAYLRSEDFKLGGFKGSGLSFRPWNQQMRQPVLVINKRVLVSASPQPGFLHQRTTLDSLGYDKPETQCALE; from the coding sequence GTGACCAAGCGTTTCCAGAAAACCGGGGCATTTCTGCGCGCGCCGTCCCTGCGCGCCTGCCTGCTTGCGCTCGCCTGCGCCGTGATCGCCTTCCCAGCGCGCGCGGCCGATCCACTGTCCATCGACATCGTGTTCCTGACGCGCATGGAGGAGCCGCGGCTGCCGCTGTCCTTCATCGAGCCGGTGGTCGAGGATCCCGGCGTCTGGGGCGCGCGGCTGGCGATCAAGGACAATCAGACCACCGGCAAGTTCATCGGCCACGCCTACAATCTCATCGAGATCACGGTGCCGGCGGACGGCGACGCCGGCGCGGTGTTCGCCGAACAGCGCGCCACGGGGCGCGACTATTTCATCTCCGATCTGCCGCGCGCCGATCTTCTGGCGCTGGCGCAACACCCCGACGCCTCCGGCGCCCTGATCTTCAACGGCCGCGTCGGCGACGACGATTTGCGCACCGGCCTGTGTTTCCCCAATGTCTTTCACACCGCGCTCAGCCGCGCCATGCGCACCGACGCCCTGGTGCAGTTCCTGGTGTGGAAGCAATGGTCGCGGATCTTCCTGTTTTCCGGCACCCAGCCCAACGACGTGGCTTATGCCGATGCCGCGCGGCGCTCGGCGAAGAAATTCGGCGCGAAAATCGTCGCCGAGGACACCTACGCCTATTCGCCCATCGCCCGGCGCACCGACAGCGGCCACATCCAGGTGCAGCGGCAATTGCCCATCGCCACGCAGGAAGGCGGCGAGCATGACGTGCTGATGGTCGCCGACGAGAACGAGGTGTTTGGCGAGTACCTGCCCTACAACACCTATCTGCCCCGCCCGGTGGTCGGCACCCAGGGCCTGTCGGCCTCCTCCTGGCATCGGGTGCAGGAGCAATGGGGATCCACCCAGTTCCAGCGCCGGTTCACGGAGATCGCCGGCCGCTGGATGGAAGAGCGCGACTATGGCGCCTGGCTCGGCGTTCGCTCCATCGGCGAGGCGATCACACGGGTCGGCAACGCACGGACGGCGGATGTGCGCGCCTATCTGCGCTCCGAGGATTTCAAGCTCGGCGGCTTCAAGGGCTCGGGGCTCAGCTTCCGGCCGTGGAACCAGCAGATGCGCCAGCCGGTGCTGGTGATCAACAAGCGCGTGCTGGTCTCCGCCTCGCCGCAGCCGGGATTTCTGCACCAGCGCACGACCCTCGACAGCCTCGGCTACGACAAGCCGGAAACCCAATGCGCGCTCGAATGA
- a CDS encoding copper-binding protein, whose product MTHMLRLAAIAAALAITATAARADGYLATKPIELETLVLGTNPIGFDVSVKEYQLRTGQAYSLEIESSGFQEYAIVAPEFFDFIWLRKIEAGGMEIKANSIYELEFENEGSAEIFFVPIKPGTYEMYARGLKEKGTSVTFIVK is encoded by the coding sequence ATGACACACATGCTTCGCCTCGCCGCCATTGCCGCGGCCCTTGCAATCACCGCGACCGCGGCGCGCGCCGACGGCTATCTCGCCACCAAGCCGATCGAGCTGGAAACCCTGGTGCTGGGCACCAACCCGATCGGCTTCGATGTCTCCGTGAAGGAATACCAGTTGCGCACCGGCCAGGCCTATTCGCTGGAGATCGAGAGTTCCGGCTTTCAGGAATATGCCATCGTGGCGCCGGAATTCTTCGATTTCATCTGGCTGCGCAAGATCGAGGCCGGCGGCATGGAGATCAAGGCCAACTCGATCTACGAGCTCGAATTCGAAAACGAGGGCTCCGCGGAGATCTTCTTCGTGCCGATCAAGCCCGGCACCTACGAGATGTACGCCCGCGGCCTCAAGGAAAAGGGCACGTCGGTGACGTTCATCGTCAAATGA
- a CDS encoding quinoprotein dehydrogenase-associated SoxYZ-like carrier, whose protein sequence is MMVQTPLGSMAPLAARVALACALLLPATLARADEGSWADIRASLFGETRAIEDGAGVIALEAPYRALDAATVPIKIVPQIPQSANRYIKTLTLIIDENPSPVVGTFRFSPDNGIASLATRVRVNAYTNIRAIAETNDGALYMTTKYVKASGGCSAPAGKDHELALSRMGKMKLKQIGAWHAGQPAETQFMVSHPNYSGMQSDQVTQLWIPADYVRTIELTLGDKPVLSFEGDISMSENPSIRFFVKPEDSAVLHAKVTDSEDRVFEQSWPVHLEPAS, encoded by the coding sequence ATGATGGTACAGACACCTCTCGGATCGATGGCGCCCCTCGCGGCACGTGTCGCCTTGGCCTGCGCCCTGCTGCTTCCGGCAACCCTGGCCCGGGCCGATGAGGGCAGTTGGGCCGACATTCGCGCCAGCCTGTTCGGCGAAACCCGGGCAATTGAGGACGGCGCCGGCGTCATCGCGCTGGAGGCCCCCTACCGGGCGCTGGACGCGGCCACCGTGCCGATCAAGATCGTTCCGCAAATCCCGCAAAGCGCGAACCGCTACATCAAGACGCTGACGCTGATCATCGACGAGAACCCCTCGCCCGTCGTCGGGACCTTCCGCTTCTCGCCCGACAACGGCATCGCCAGCCTCGCCACCCGCGTGCGCGTCAACGCCTACACCAACATCCGCGCCATCGCCGAGACCAACGACGGCGCGCTCTACATGACCACAAAATACGTCAAGGCCTCGGGCGGCTGCTCCGCGCCCGCCGGCAAGGACCACGAGCTGGCGCTCAGCCGCATGGGCAAGATGAAGCTGAAGCAGATCGGCGCCTGGCACGCCGGCCAGCCGGCGGAGACCCAGTTCATGGTCTCGCATCCCAATTATTCGGGCATGCAGAGCGACCAGGTGACCCAGCTCTGGATCCCGGCCGACTACGTGCGCACCATCGAGCTGACGCTCGGCGACAAGCCTGTGCTGTCGTTCGAGGGCGATATCTCGATGAGCGAGAACCCCTCGATCCGCTTCTTCGTCAAGCCCGAGGACAGCGCGGTGCTGCACGCGAAGGTCACCGATTCCGAGGACCGGGTGTTTGAGCAAAGCTGGCCGGTCCACCTCGAGCCCGCATCGTGA
- a CDS encoding S-(hydroxymethyl)glutathione dehydrogenase/class III alcohol dehydrogenase, whose amino-acid sequence MDVRAAVAVQAGKPLEVTTVRLEGPKVGEVLVEIKATGICHTDEFTLSGADPEGMFPAILGHEGAGVVVEVGPGVTTLKPGDHVIPLYTPECRQCEYCLNPKTNLCQAIRSTQGAGLMPDGSSRFTTLDGEPILHYMGTSTFSNFTVVPEIALAKIREDAPFDKVCYIGCGVTTGIGAVINTAKAEIGCKAVVFGLGGIGLNVLQGLRLAGADMIVGVDLNNSKKEMAERFGMTHFVNPSEVEGDLVPYLVDLTKGGADYTFDATGNVNVMRTALECAHKGWGESIIIGVAPAGAEISTRPFQLVTGRSWRGTAFGGARGRTDVPKIVDWYMDGKIEIDPMITHTMPLEDINKGFDLMHAGESIRSVVLY is encoded by the coding sequence ATGGATGTACGCGCTGCAGTGGCTGTGCAGGCGGGCAAGCCGTTGGAAGTCACCACGGTTCGTCTGGAAGGTCCGAAAGTGGGCGAGGTTCTGGTGGAGATCAAGGCCACCGGCATTTGCCACACGGATGAATTCACGCTTTCCGGCGCCGATCCGGAAGGGATGTTTCCCGCGATCCTGGGCCATGAGGGCGCCGGCGTCGTCGTCGAGGTGGGCCCGGGCGTCACCACGCTGAAGCCGGGCGATCACGTCATTCCGCTTTATACGCCGGAATGCCGGCAGTGCGAGTACTGCCTAAACCCCAAGACCAACCTGTGCCAGGCGATCCGCTCGACCCAAGGCGCGGGCCTGATGCCGGACGGCTCCTCGCGGTTCACCACGCTCGATGGCGAGCCGATCCTGCACTACATGGGCACCTCGACGTTTTCCAATTTCACGGTGGTGCCGGAAATCGCCCTGGCGAAAATCCGCGAGGACGCGCCGTTCGACAAGGTCTGCTACATCGGCTGCGGCGTGACCACCGGCATCGGCGCGGTGATCAACACGGCGAAGGCGGAGATCGGCTGCAAGGCGGTGGTCTTCGGTCTCGGCGGCATCGGGCTCAACGTGCTGCAGGGCCTCAGGCTGGCGGGCGCCGACATGATCGTCGGCGTGGACCTGAACAACTCCAAGAAGGAAATGGCGGAACGCTTCGGCATGACGCATTTCGTCAACCCCTCGGAGGTCGAGGGCGACCTGGTGCCCTATCTGGTGGATCTCACCAAGGGCGGCGCGGATTACACCTTCGACGCCACCGGCAATGTCAATGTGATGCGCACGGCGCTGGAATGCGCCCACAAGGGCTGGGGTGAATCGATCATCATCGGCGTGGCGCCGGCGGGTGCGGAAATCTCGACCCGTCCGTTCCAGCTGGTCACCGGCCGCTCCTGGCGCGGCACGGCGTTCGGCGGCGCGCGCGGCCGCACCGACGTGCCGAAGATCGTCGACTGGTACATGGACGGCAAGATCGAGATCGACCCGATGATCACCCACACCATGCCGCTGGAAGACATCAACAAGGGTTTCGACCTGATGCATGCCGGTGAATCGATCCGTTCGGTGGTGCTCTACTGA
- a CDS encoding ATP-binding cassette domain-containing protein, whose protein sequence is MQSGKEPPRASVAANDDAPALRVTGVSYAYGRHQALDNVSFQLAPAKVTALLGPNGAGKTTLYSIVTGLFDSRAGAIEIAGHDLRRDRAAALFRIGIVFQAQTLDLDLTVQQNLRYFAALRGLSRSAAHARIDTLLDQVGLADKRRVKTRSLSGGQRRRVEVARALLDHPALLLLDEPSAGLDIATRRWLVDHVHRLAREEGIAVLWATHLTDEVMPEDHLIVLEKGRVVADGPLPDVLAAAGETTLDGAFAKLTSAPVGERL, encoded by the coding sequence ATGCAATCAGGCAAGGAGCCGCCGCGCGCCAGCGTGGCCGCCAATGACGACGCGCCGGCGTTGCGGGTCACCGGCGTGTCCTATGCCTATGGCCGCCACCAGGCACTGGACAATGTGAGCTTTCAGCTCGCGCCCGCGAAGGTGACCGCGCTGCTCGGCCCCAACGGCGCGGGCAAGACCACGCTTTACTCCATCGTCACCGGGCTGTTCGACAGCCGCGCGGGCGCCATCGAGATCGCCGGGCACGATCTGCGGCGCGACCGGGCGGCGGCGCTGTTTCGCATCGGCATCGTGTTCCAGGCCCAGACGCTGGATCTCGATCTCACCGTGCAGCAGAACCTGCGCTATTTCGCGGCCCTGCGCGGGCTGTCCCGAAGCGCCGCGCATGCGCGCATCGACACGCTGCTCGACCAGGTGGGGCTTGCCGACAAGCGCCGCGTGAAAACCCGGTCCCTGAGCGGCGGACAGCGCCGCCGTGTCGAGGTGGCGCGCGCCCTGCTCGATCATCCCGCGCTGCTGCTGCTCGACGAGCCCAGCGCCGGGCTCGACATCGCCACGCGGCGCTGGCTGGTCGATCACGTGCACCGGCTGGCGCGCGAGGAGGGCATCGCGGTGCTCTGGGCCACCCATCTCACCGACGAGGTCATGCCGGAGGATCATCTGATCGTGCTGGAAAAGGGCCGTGTGGTGGCCGACGGCCCGCTGCCCGATGTGCTGGCCGCCGCAGGTGAGACCACGCTGGACGGGGCGTTTGCGAAACTCACCTCGGCGCCCGTGGGAGAACGCCTGTGA
- a CDS encoding YVTN family beta-propeller repeat protein yields MTRGVLRQTTAMRLLCAVALSILPVASAQALTIFVSNEKGNSISVIDGETYEVTNTVPIGNRPRGIALSKDFKHLYVCASDDDHIVVLDTESLEPVGTLPSGPDPELMVISPDGKRLYVANEDDNLVTVIDLETSKQINEVEVGVEPEGMGVSPDGKTIVNTSETTNMAHFIDAETFEITANVLVDQRPRYAEFTADGAEVWVSSEIGGTVAVIDAATREIKKTISFSVPGLQPEAIQPVGIRILKDRSKAYVALGPANRVAVIDAQSFEVEDYLLVGQRVWQLAFTPDESELYASNGISNDVSVIDVKRDKTRKSITVGSYPWGIAIKP; encoded by the coding sequence ATGACACGCGGAGTTCTCAGACAAACCACCGCCATGCGCCTGCTCTGCGCAGTGGCGCTCTCGATCCTGCCGGTGGCAAGCGCCCAGGCGCTGACCATCTTTGTCTCCAACGAGAAGGGCAACTCCATCTCGGTGATCGACGGCGAGACCTACGAGGTCACGAACACGGTGCCCATCGGCAACCGCCCGCGCGGCATCGCGCTGAGCAAGGACTTCAAGCATCTCTACGTCTGCGCCTCCGACGACGACCACATCGTGGTGCTGGACACGGAGAGCCTGGAGCCGGTCGGCACCCTGCCGTCGGGTCCCGATCCGGAACTGATGGTCATCTCTCCGGACGGCAAGCGGCTCTATGTGGCCAACGAGGACGACAATCTGGTCACCGTCATCGATCTGGAGACCAGCAAGCAGATCAACGAGGTCGAGGTCGGCGTGGAGCCGGAAGGCATGGGCGTCAGCCCGGACGGCAAGACCATTGTCAACACGTCCGAGACCACCAACATGGCGCATTTCATCGACGCTGAGACCTTCGAGATCACCGCCAACGTGCTGGTCGACCAGCGGCCGCGCTACGCGGAGTTCACCGCCGACGGCGCGGAGGTCTGGGTCAGTTCGGAGATCGGCGGCACGGTCGCCGTCATCGACGCGGCCACCCGCGAGATCAAGAAGACCATTTCCTTCTCCGTCCCCGGCCTGCAGCCCGAAGCCATCCAGCCCGTCGGCATCCGCATCCTGAAGGACCGCTCCAAGGCCTATGTGGCTCTCGGTCCCGCCAACCGCGTCGCGGTGATCGACGCGCAGAGCTTCGAGGTCGAGGACTACCTGCTGGTCGGCCAGCGGGTCTGGCAGCTCGCCTTCACGCCCGACGAGAGCGAGCTTTATGCCTCCAACGGCATTTCCAACGACGTGTCCGTCATCGACGTGAAGCGGGACAAGACACGCAAATCCATCACTGTCGGCAGCTACCCCTGGGGCATCGCCATCAAACCCTGA
- the fghA gene encoding S-formylglutathione hydrolase has protein sequence METVSENRSFGGVQGVYKHASEVCACDMTFSVYVPPAAESGPVPVVYYLSGLTCTQENFTVKAGAQRMAAECGMIVVAPDTSPRGPGVANDEAYDLGQGAGFYVDATQEPWAPHFQMYSYITKELPKLVEAEFPVRAGARGIFGHSMGGHGALTIAMRNPEIFTSVSAFSPIVAPTKVPWGQKAFTAYLGPDESTWAQHDACELVRARGFPTKILVDQGDADGFLDEQLQTHRLIDACKAAGQSAKIRMQPGYDHSYFFISTFMEDHLRHHARILNGVNGG, from the coding sequence ATGGAAACCGTTTCCGAGAACCGCAGTTTCGGCGGCGTCCAGGGTGTCTACAAACATGCGTCCGAGGTTTGTGCCTGCGACATGACCTTCTCCGTCTACGTGCCGCCGGCGGCCGAGAGCGGACCCGTGCCTGTGGTCTATTATCTCTCGGGCCTGACCTGCACGCAGGAGAATTTCACCGTCAAGGCCGGCGCCCAGCGCATGGCGGCGGAATGCGGCATGATCGTCGTGGCGCCCGACACCAGCCCCCGGGGGCCGGGCGTGGCCAATGATGAGGCCTATGATCTCGGTCAGGGCGCGGGCTTTTATGTCGACGCCACACAAGAACCCTGGGCGCCGCACTTCCAGATGTATTCCTACATCACCAAGGAACTGCCCAAGCTGGTGGAAGCGGAATTCCCGGTGCGCGCCGGCGCGCGCGGCATTTTTGGGCATTCCATGGGCGGGCACGGCGCGCTGACCATCGCCATGAGAAACCCCGAGATTTTCACCTCCGTCTCGGCGTTTTCGCCCATCGTCGCCCCCACCAAGGTGCCCTGGGGCCAGAAGGCCTTCACCGCCTATCTCGGTCCGGATGAGAGCACATGGGCGCAGCACGACGCCTGCGAGCTGGTGCGCGCGCGCGGCTTTCCGACCAAGATCCTGGTGGACCAGGGCGACGCGGACGGATTTCTCGACGAACAGCTGCAGACCCACCGGCTGATCGACGCCTGCAAGGCGGCGGGGCAGAGCGCCAAGATCCGCATGCAGCCGGGCTACGATCACTCGTATTTCTTTATCTCGACCTTCATGGAAGACCACCTGCGCCACCACGCGCGGATCCTCAACGGGGTCAATGGCGGATAG
- a CDS encoding ABC transporter permease codes for MPAHAARAFAAILQRELLRFVQQKERFFAALVRPLIWLLVFAAGFRATLGLSIIPPYETYITYDVYVVPGLVGMIQLFNGMQSSLSMVYDREMGSMRVLMSTPLPRGFLLVARMLSGTFVSIIQAYAFLAIAYALGTDVPLEGLLPLFPVLILTGMTLSALGTFLSSWIRQLENFAGIMNFVIFPMFFMSSALYPLWRVREGSVTIYELCQWNPFTYIVELIRHAMYQTFEPFSFAVVAGTLIVFTLAAIIGYTPARGGPAAGRKG; via the coding sequence CTGCCCGCCCATGCGGCGCGCGCCTTTGCCGCCATCCTGCAGCGCGAGCTTTTGCGCTTCGTGCAGCAGAAGGAGCGGTTTTTCGCGGCCCTCGTGCGCCCGCTCATCTGGCTTCTGGTCTTCGCCGCGGGCTTTCGCGCGACCCTCGGCTTGTCGATCATCCCGCCGTACGAGACCTACATCACCTATGACGTCTATGTGGTGCCCGGGCTCGTCGGCATGATCCAGCTCTTCAACGGCATGCAGTCGTCGCTGTCGATGGTCTACGACCGCGAGATGGGCTCCATGCGGGTGCTGATGTCCACGCCCCTGCCGCGCGGCTTTCTGCTCGTCGCGCGCATGCTCTCGGGCACCTTCGTCTCCATCATCCAGGCCTACGCCTTCCTCGCCATCGCCTACGCCCTCGGCACCGACGTGCCGCTCGAGGGTCTGCTGCCGCTGTTTCCCGTGCTCATCCTCACCGGCATGACGCTCTCGGCGCTCGGCACCTTCCTCTCCTCCTGGATCCGCCAGCTGGAAAACTTCGCCGGCATCATGAATTTCGTCATCTTCCCGATGTTCTTCATGTCCTCCGCGCTCTACCCGCTGTGGCGCGTGCGCGAGGGCTCTGTGACGATCTATGAGCTGTGCCAGTGGAACCCGTTTACCTACATCGTCGAGCTGATCCGCCATGCCATGTACCAGACATTCGAGCCCTTCTCCTTCGCGGTGGTCGCCGGCACGCTGATCGTCTTCACCCTCGCCGCCATCATCGGCTACACCCCGGCAAGAGGCGGGCCTGCGGCCGGGCGGAAGGGGTAG
- a CDS encoding DUF3280 domain-containing protein — protein MNRAAPVVLAIAALLAATVAPPAIAADAPRIAVFPFELNDTSGEQRDTHDAEQARLAMVTQVAGRMLAERGAEIVDVSAYAGKLETMPRLWQCNGCEVPLAREAGADIAITGMVHKVSTLIQSILLIARDTESGRIIGNASVSIRGDTDQAWRRGVRYIVKRDMLGETVHARLRHIDN, from the coding sequence ATGAACCGCGCCGCCCCCGTCGTCCTGGCGATCGCCGCCCTGCTCGCCGCGACCGTCGCGCCCCCCGCCATCGCCGCGGACGCGCCGCGCATCGCCGTGTTCCCGTTCGAGCTCAACGACACCAGCGGCGAGCAGCGCGACACGCACGATGCGGAGCAGGCGCGTCTTGCCATGGTCACCCAGGTCGCGGGCCGCATGCTGGCCGAACGCGGCGCCGAGATCGTCGATGTATCCGCCTATGCCGGGAAGCTCGAGACAATGCCGCGGCTGTGGCAATGCAATGGCTGCGAGGTGCCGCTGGCGCGCGAGGCCGGCGCCGACATCGCCATCACCGGCATGGTTCACAAGGTCTCCACCCTGATCCAGTCGATCCTGCTCATCGCGCGCGACACCGAAAGCGGCCGCATCATCGGCAACGCCTCGGTCTCCATCCGCGGCGACACGGACCAGGCCTGGCGGCGCGGCGTGCGCTATATCGTCAAGCGCGACATGCTCGGCGAAACCGTCCACGCCCGTCTGCGTCATATCGATAATTAG
- a CDS encoding HIT domain-containing protein has translation MFDNLLYEAQSGRLDIAIAKHAKTDYRIVHETEAFAILPTVSPITSGHCLIVPKVQCTGFYEVNNDTYKTLLYELRKKNFYRNGYITFEHGVYDASEYRCGVNHAHMHIMPWRTNFLPFIRQQLLKLCEKEPFKLVDQICLTDLRAYDDKQTSYVHVESHIGTSFSLMGRNLPSQIMRNIAVDFGYSCSRNWRKLDNWDLFSETLKLWGTV, from the coding sequence ATGTTTGATAACCTGCTGTATGAGGCACAAAGCGGGCGCCTTGATATTGCAATAGCCAAACATGCAAAAACTGATTATCGCATCGTTCATGAAACTGAAGCGTTCGCAATTCTGCCGACTGTTTCACCGATAACTTCTGGTCATTGCCTTATTGTTCCCAAAGTTCAGTGTACCGGGTTCTACGAAGTAAACAACGATACATATAAAACATTGCTGTATGAGCTACGAAAAAAAAATTTCTATCGTAATGGATATATAACTTTTGAGCACGGAGTATACGATGCATCTGAGTATCGGTGTGGTGTCAACCACGCACATATGCATATCATGCCTTGGAGGACAAATTTCCTTCCGTTCATTCGGCAACAGCTGTTAAAACTGTGTGAGAAGGAACCATTTAAGCTTGTTGACCAAATATGTCTCACAGATCTGCGCGCATATGACGATAAGCAGACATCCTATGTGCATGTTGAGAGCCATATCGGGACAAGCTTCAGTCTCATGGGTCGGAATTTACCAAGTCAAATAATGCGTAATATCGCGGTCGATTTTGGATACTCTTGCAGCCGGAACTGGAGAAAGCTCGATAATTGGGACCTCTTTTCAGAAACTCTAAAACTTTGGGGAACTGTTTAG